GCAAAATATAAAGGGGGTaagaatttaaatattttatgttcaaAAGAAAAGTTACCAAATAATGTGGTGgatgaagtaaaaaatatatctattaatGAAAAACGGGAAATAGGGATACAGGAACTGTCAAATAGAAGTTCAGTGAATAATAGGGGAAGCTATAAGCACGATAAGAAAAACAAATCTTGCATGTTAgtgacaaaaaaatattcccatttagaaaaaaaaatattcaaagaacttgattttgaagattttcttaaaaacaatAGGACAATTATTGATAAgacttacaaaaaaataatacgtaaaaaatgCGGATTAAGACTTGCTTTGCCTGTAATtctgcttttatttttctcagtATCTCCAATATTAGAATATTATTGTGGTTATGGTCCTTTGTTAGGGATGTTTAagctattatatattatttttcctgGTGGGTGGTATCTTACTTTACACAAATTTTTGAAGAAATctcctttatttttcctGTTCAAGTCAGCGGAAATCGAGGTTACGCGGATTATAGTGACGAATAAAGAAATCTTAGGGGATTACGTTTATGTTGAGAGTTTTTTACGTTTTCTAATGTATATAGTACCACTTATTATATTAGGTTTTACTCTTATATTAGCTGTTGtttattaccataaaaaagttaaaaagtatcaaaaaattaagttcaggaaaggataaaatgaataataagtaatatattcttttgtaTAAAGAATCttttaacatttaaaaattcctTTATTTCCATTAGAGATGAGACTAGAAAAAATTCACAGAATtgctttaattttatgaatgTTACTATTTATAcctgtacttttttttatacagtaaaaaatgttcttagcatttatgtaaatttaaaaattacagattttttaaaagtatattttaataaattgtttCTATTACATTAAgaattatgtattaatatatatatttacgtatattaacaggatt
The sequence above is drawn from the Plasmodium malariae genome assembly, chromosome: 5 genome and encodes:
- the PmUG01_05042400 gene encoding fam-l protein; the protein is MEKKIKLLFFIKVYILIFLSWIGFLSSNINKFEKSTYKKHSSSSKLNNGTYRLLAKYKGGKNLNILCSKEKLPNNVVDEVKNISINEKREIGIQELSNRSSVNNRGSYKHDKKNKSCMLVTKKYSHLEKKIFKELDFEDFLKNNRTIIDKTYKKIIRKKCGLRLALPVILLLFFSVSPILEYYCGYGPLLGMFKLLYIIFPGGWYLTLHKFLKKSPLFFLFKSAEIEVTRIIVTNKEILGDYVYVESFLRFLMYIVPLIILGFTLILAVVYYHKKVKKYQKIKFRKG